One genomic window of Methanobrevibacter sp. includes the following:
- a CDS encoding MotA/TolQ/ExbB proton channel family protein translates to MIIEYIMPFIDGIMDIFTQGGIITYIILFVGIYGLIIALRKIAYLRKISKVDTTEIFGVVTASMERGGAVEALKQINGFKNPISRIISETLKIGYKNKTEVEESMEQIFIVEVAKMTKGLSTIKTITELAPFLGLIGTVIGIWMTFKALGVHPDTAAMAEGIYVALTTTIMGLLVAIVLLPVYTYIQGLIEAEMDKIELATKMTNWGYAVVKVRVDSNVECALEALQEAEGVVNTRLISDPYANIKVSFKPSMLDKSIANIILEKCNVNAEITESKLRQ, encoded by the coding sequence ATGATTATTGAGTATATTATGCCTTTCATTGATGGAATAATGGATATTTTCACTCAAGGGGGAATTATTACTTATATAATTCTTTTTGTTGGAATTTATGGTCTTATTATTGCATTGAGGAAAATTGCATATCTTAGAAAAATTAGTAAAGTTGATACAACTGAAATTTTCGGTGTTGTAACTGCATCCATGGAAAGAGGAGGTGCTGTGGAAGCTTTAAAACAAATTAATGGTTTTAAAAATCCTATTTCCAGAATTATTTCTGAAACTTTAAAAATTGGTTATAAAAATAAGACTGAAGTTGAAGAAAGTATGGAGCAAATTTTCATTGTGGAAGTTGCAAAAATGACTAAAGGTTTAAGCACTATCAAGACAATTACCGAACTCGCTCCTTTTTTAGGTTTGATTGGTACTGTTATTGGTATATGGATGACATTTAAAGCTTTAGGGGTTCATCCGGATACTGCTGCTATGGCAGAAGGTATTTATGTTGCATTAACTACTACTATTATGGGTCTTTTGGTTGCTATTGTTTTATTGCCTGTATATACTTATATACAAGGACTTATTGAAGCTGAAATGGATAAAATTGAACTTGCAACAAAAATGACAAATTGGGGATATGCAGTAGTAAAAGTCAGAGTAGATTCTAATGTTGAATGTGCACTTGAAGCTTTGCAAGAAGCTGAAGGTGTTGTTAATACAAGATTAATTTCAGATCCTTACGCTAATATTAAAGTTTCTTTTAAACCAAGTATGTTGGATAAAAGTATTGCAAATATTATTTTAGAGAAATGTAATGTTAATGCTGAAATTACTGAAAGTAAACTAAGACAATAG
- the rnhB gene encoding ribonuclease HII, which translates to MDILGIDEAGRGSVLGPMVIAGVIVPEKMEKVLERMGVKDSKRLTPNRRTILSRKLKKMFEYDVVIITAREIDEMRADGINLNEIEKNAMEELILRLKPEKAIVDAVDVKAERFQENLQNDTGFDVIAEHKADDNYIQVSAASIIAKAERDAQIAEINKEFIKQGGIGSGYPSDPTTKKFLTNYTYDEMPDFVRRSWNTVAKLK; encoded by the coding sequence ATGGATATTTTAGGCATTGATGAAGCGGGGAGAGGTTCTGTTCTAGGGCCTATGGTAATTGCTGGAGTAATTGTACCTGAAAAGATGGAAAAAGTTCTTGAAAGAATGGGTGTTAAGGATTCTAAAAGATTAACTCCAAACAGGCGTACTATTCTGTCCCGTAAATTGAAAAAAATGTTTGAATATGATGTAGTTATAATTACTGCCCGTGAAATTGATGAAATGAGGGCAGATGGCATTAATCTCAATGAAATTGAAAAAAATGCTATGGAAGAACTTATTTTAAGATTAAAACCAGAAAAAGCAATTGTTGATGCGGTAGATGTTAAGGCGGAAAGATTTCAGGAAAATCTTCAAAACGATACTGGATTTGATGTTATTGCAGAACACAAAGCTGATGATAACTATATTCAGGTAAGTGCAGCATCCATTATTGCAAAAGCCGAAAGAGATGCTCAAATTGCTGAAATTAACAAAGAATTCATCAAACAAGGGGGAATTGGGTCTGGTTATCCATCTGATCCTACAACCAAAAAATTCCTAACAAATTATACTTATGATGAAATGCCTGATTTTGTAAGAAGGTCATGGAATACTGTTGCTAAATTGAAATAA
- a CDS encoding rod shape-determining protein: MNIFGNEEEEPQTENTKVISNSLGIDLGTLNTVIAKPSGDKFDLYQIPSVVAVKKDDPAEVLAVGEEAKKMLGRTPEDILAVRPLKKGVIENVVQAQALLIKAMQIGINEGETVGRIVIGIPGDASEVEKNAAEEIGRKAGAQNILVISEGLAAAIGAGLPIAEPNGTMVVDIGAGSTDIVIISLGGINDIETVRCGGDDIDNRIVELVAEKYDVAIGIHDAESAKIEVGMVHCSEQLENLSVEVIGKSLETNRPKKVVIDSMLVADAVEPYMQQIVDGLNVILERLSPELMMGVYNNSVAVGGSSRLRGLKERIFDEISIPIEISEDPMTVVAKGTAIVAAEPLALEPEVRLRAMK; this comes from the coding sequence ATGAATATTTTTGGAAATGAAGAAGAAGAACCACAAACTGAAAACACTAAAGTCATTAGTAACAGTTTAGGAATTGATTTAGGAACTTTAAACACTGTAATTGCTAAACCTTCAGGTGATAAATTTGATTTATATCAAATTCCATCTGTCGTTGCTGTAAAAAAAGATGATCCTGCAGAAGTTTTAGCAGTTGGTGAAGAAGCTAAAAAAATGCTCGGTAGAACTCCTGAAGATATTCTTGCAGTAAGACCTTTGAAAAAAGGAGTAATAGAAAATGTTGTTCAAGCACAAGCATTACTTATAAAAGCAATGCAAATAGGTATTAACGAAGGTGAAACTGTAGGAAGAATCGTAATTGGTATTCCTGGAGATGCATCTGAAGTAGAAAAAAATGCTGCTGAAGAAATTGGTAGAAAAGCTGGTGCTCAAAACATTTTGGTAATTAGTGAAGGATTAGCTGCAGCTATTGGTGCAGGTTTGCCAATTGCAGAACCAAATGGTACTATGGTTGTGGATATTGGTGCAGGTTCAACTGATATTGTAATCATTTCATTAGGTGGTATTAATGATATTGAAACCGTTAGATGTGGTGGAGATGACATTGATAACAGAATAGTGGAGCTTGTAGCAGAGAAATATGATGTAGCTATTGGTATTCATGATGCAGAATCCGCTAAAATTGAAGTTGGAATGGTACATTGTTCAGAACAACTTGAAAACTTAAGTGTAGAAGTTATTGGTAAATCCTTAGAAACTAACAGGCCTAAAAAAGTGGTTATCGATTCAATGCTCGTTGCAGATGCTGTTGAACCTTATATGCAACAAATTGTTGATGGTTTAAATGTTATTCTCGAAAGATTATCTCCAGAATTAATGATGGGTGTATATAATAACTCTGTTGCTGTTGGTGGAAGTTCAAGACTTCGCGGATTAAAAGAAAGAATATTTGATGAGATTTCCATACCAATAGAAATTTCTGAAGATCCAATGACTGTAGTGGCAAAAGGTACTGCAATTGTTGCTGCTGAACCTCTTGCACTGGAACCTGAAGTCCGTCTTAGGGCTATGAAATAA
- a CDS encoding archaetidylserine synthase, with translation MNNINTEIKSFIAISDIISLLNMSSGFLSIISSINNNLELAAILMIIAIMFDSVDGWVARKTNRQDELGFGKNIDSLSDIISFGVAPAIFIYSCINTTPGMFQTIVILISLLIVVCGVLRLTRYNVISDKINTDDFIGFPIPGISFVLSTYYLSGFFNPYLALALCVIISLLMICNKKYSKFDNIPLITISVVLILLLIIPINTTFYNVNVPAALLLLFCLYYLIINLIKQ, from the coding sequence ATGAACAATATAAATACAGAAATTAAAAGTTTTATAGCAATATCAGACATAATTTCTTTATTGAATATGAGTTCAGGATTTCTATCCATAATAAGTTCAATTAACAACAATCTCGAACTTGCTGCAATCCTGATGATTATTGCAATCATGTTTGACTCAGTAGATGGTTGGGTAGCACGAAAAACAAATAGACAGGACGAATTAGGCTTCGGGAAAAATATTGATTCATTATCAGATATCATTTCATTCGGAGTAGCACCTGCAATATTCATTTACAGTTGCATAAACACCACCCCAGGCATGTTTCAGACAATAGTAATTCTAATTAGCTTATTAATTGTTGTTTGTGGAGTTTTAAGATTAACCAGATATAATGTAATTTCAGACAAAATCAATACTGATGATTTTATCGGATTTCCGATTCCAGGAATTTCATTTGTATTATCAACATATTATCTAAGTGGATTTTTTAACCCCTACCTCGCATTAGCATTGTGTGTTATAATTTCATTGTTGATGATATGCAATAAGAAATATTCAAAATTCGATAACATTCCATTAATTACAATATCAGTGGTTTTAATCCTATTATTGATTATTCCAATAAACACCACATTTTATAATGTTAATGTTCCGGCAGCACTATTACTATTATTCTGTCTTTACTACCTAATAATTAATTTAATTAAACAATAA
- a CDS encoding DUF515 domain-containing protein produces the protein MNTKKPRDPLYPKGFEETKELKKQIYDLQKPDKKEETDELTPLKKLNHKIGVYLSPKSIDISDNEKKRKIGVIITTLIVLTLIISSYYFIIYEPSQEQLSLAKTTKLNELHDLYSGALTTTPNAFLLENKINDATNPEEVDSINILTYATNDWKSFHKKAINLHQDKYNRTMAVYENESKNTIISASQAMEIINENDATILSQIKFEEPNTVSVPILVSRLQAGAGLVKVGSVVDIYTNNNSTYENTTNSTSAEINGCTVLSIMRYEENGEIDSEYSKSKMIVEGNLTNPNENTKSFSSDVLEMIKGAIVNGYNEEETIALLEDYGVKLSNYERQVNLGDLDAQYMLLIETPQDKVNYVLDNMDNIVLTIPTSEAPDWMVSELSATYQN, from the coding sequence ATGAATACCAAAAAACCACGAGACCCATTGTATCCGAAAGGTTTTGAAGAAACAAAAGAATTGAAAAAACAGATTTATGATCTTCAAAAACCGGATAAAAAAGAAGAAACTGATGAATTAACACCACTGAAAAAACTGAATCATAAAATTGGAGTCTATTTATCCCCCAAATCAATAGACATAAGCGATAATGAGAAAAAAAGAAAGATAGGTGTAATTATTACAACACTTATTGTTTTAACATTGATAATATCAAGTTACTATTTTATTATTTATGAACCTTCTCAGGAGCAATTGTCACTTGCAAAAACAACTAAATTAAATGAACTTCATGATTTATATTCAGGAGCCCTTACAACTACTCCAAATGCATTTTTATTAGAAAATAAAATTAATGATGCAACAAATCCTGAAGAAGTTGACTCAATAAACATATTGACCTATGCAACAAATGATTGGAAATCCTTTCATAAAAAGGCCATAAACCTGCATCAGGACAAATACAATAGGACAATGGCAGTTTATGAAAATGAAAGTAAAAATACTATCATTTCCGCATCACAAGCAATGGAAATTATCAATGAAAACGATGCCACAATTCTTTCACAAATAAAATTCGAAGAACCGAACACCGTTTCAGTTCCAATTTTAGTTTCAAGACTACAAGCCGGAGCAGGCCTTGTAAAGGTTGGAAGTGTTGTGGACATTTACACAAACAACAATTCAACATATGAAAACACAACAAACTCCACATCTGCTGAAATAAACGGATGTACAGTGTTGTCAATTATGAGATATGAAGAAAATGGTGAGATAGATTCAGAATATTCCAAATCAAAGATGATAGTTGAAGGCAATCTAACCAATCCTAATGAAAATACAAAAAGTTTTTCATCAGATGTGCTTGAAATGATTAAAGGAGCAATTGTTAATGGATATAATGAAGAGGAAACCATAGCACTTCTTGAAGATTATGGTGTGAAATTATCAAATTACGAACGTCAAGTTAATTTAGGTGATCTGGATGCACAATATATGCTTTTAATTGAAACACCACAGGACAAAGTGAATTATGTGCTTGACAATATGGACAACATTGTCTTAACAATTCCAACATCAGAAGCTCCGGATTGGATGGTATCCGAATTAAGTGCCACTTATCAAAATTGA
- a CDS encoding sortase, producing MNKPSISTIIVIICLLIIGLYAMGEVNYFSSKIIVEKNIDSPAIIIPSIGVEEKINNVSLNQGVLSDPGENIPTEDPIILYGHRTLQGSPFLRLNELDIGDTFLLEWPNVGELNYSVVNTTIVPASYELNAVGEDNVYLITCDPIGSTENRLIIQGELIDKSPVNTEIIKDNPQESNALIISAVFLVIGLIFSYFYPKDNRIYILATVLIISAILFYCCINPIPSEVIYDKIIFLNGGL from the coding sequence ATGAATAAACCTAGTATCTCAACTATAATTGTTATAATTTGCTTGCTGATAATTGGATTATATGCGATGGGAGAAGTGAATTATTTTTCATCAAAAATCATTGTAGAAAAAAATATCGATTCACCTGCCATCATCATACCTTCCATTGGAGTTGAAGAAAAAATCAACAATGTATCTTTAAATCAGGGAGTATTAAGCGACCCTGGAGAAAACATTCCAACTGAAGACCCAATTATCTTATATGGTCATAGAACACTTCAAGGGTCACCGTTTCTAAGGTTAAATGAACTGGACATTGGAGATACATTTTTATTAGAATGGCCAAATGTGGGAGAACTAAATTACAGTGTTGTAAATACAACAATTGTACCTGCAAGCTATGAATTAAATGCAGTGGGTGAGGATAATGTCTATTTAATTACATGTGACCCAATTGGTTCAACTGAAAACAGACTCATAATTCAAGGCGAACTAATTGATAAAAGTCCTGTGAATACAGAAATAATTAAAGACAATCCTCAAGAATCAAATGCATTGATTATTTCAGCAGTTTTCTTGGTAATAGGATTAATATTTAGTTATTTTTATCCAAAAGACAATAGAATATACATTTTAGCAACAGTATTGATTATTTCAGCAATACTATTCTACTGCTGCATTAATCCAATACCCTCTGAAGTGATTTACGATAAAATAATATTCTTGAATGGAGGATTATAA
- a CDS encoding dihydroneopterin aldolase family protein: protein MDVDKEYFSNITTRERAIFEGAISMGALFHQFVGTPVNKNTKESLEKAMEDSLNLQPAIEDVEVEIRFDKLEESMTEFDYTSLTGDMLDVKIHTKVEDVTAIIRIEFIEELNYPLMYVEKIED, encoded by the coding sequence ATGGATGTTGACAAAGAATACTTTTCAAATATTACAACACGTGAAAGAGCAATCTTTGAAGGTGCCATCAGTATGGGTGCACTCTTTCATCAATTTGTAGGAACACCTGTTAACAAGAACACAAAGGAAAGTCTAGAAAAAGCTATGGAAGACTCTTTAAACCTGCAGCCTGCAATTGAAGATGTTGAAGTTGAAATCAGATTTGACAAACTTGAAGAATCAATGACTGAATTCGACTACACTTCACTGACCGGGGACATGCTGGATGTTAAAATCCATACAAAAGTAGAAGACGTAACTGCAATAATACGCATCGAGTTTATTGAAGAGTTGAACTACCCGTTAATGTATGTTGAAAAAATAGAAGATTAG
- the mfnA gene encoding tyrosine decarboxylase MfnA translates to MDEKPIDKQDILKELDELHKLDYDYVDGRILGSMCTQAHPFAKEVYCKFLDTNLGDPGLFKGTKTIENKVIESIGELLSLDNAYGNIVTGGTEANIMAIRAARNHARKYKGIVDGEIIIPDSAHFSFKKAADMLNLKIVEAKLDDDYRIDVDSVREAISDKTVAIVAIAGTTELGLIDPIEEISKIAFENNIYFHVDAAFGGFSIPFLKEAGYDLPVFDFSLPGVCSITVDPHKMGLAPIPAGGIIFRKEEYLDVMAVDSPYLTVKTQSTIVGTRLGASSAATFAIMKYFGKEGYSKLAQNLMDNTEFLAQNLKEIGYELVCEPELNIVAFNHPDMDTDVLAQKLEDLNWKVSVAKCPVSIRIVLMNHIKKSHLKELLEDLKEIF, encoded by the coding sequence ACCAATAGATAAACAGGATATTCTAAAGGAATTAGATGAACTTCATAAACTTGATTATGATTATGTTGACGGTAGGATTTTAGGCTCAATGTGTACTCAAGCTCATCCATTTGCCAAAGAAGTTTATTGTAAGTTTTTGGACACAAATTTGGGTGATCCTGGACTTTTTAAAGGAACTAAAACTATTGAAAATAAGGTCATTGAATCTATTGGTGAATTATTGTCTCTTGATAATGCATACGGAAATATTGTAACTGGCGGAACTGAAGCTAATATCATGGCGATAAGGGCTGCCAGAAATCATGCAAGGAAATATAAGGGAATAGTTGATGGTGAGATAATCATTCCGGATTCCGCTCATTTTTCATTTAAAAAAGCAGCCGATATGCTTAATTTAAAAATTGTTGAAGCTAAACTTGATGATGATTATAGAATTGATGTTGATTCCGTTCGTGAAGCAATATCTGATAAGACTGTTGCTATTGTGGCAATTGCCGGAACAACGGAGTTGGGTTTAATTGATCCGATTGAAGAAATTTCCAAAATCGCTTTTGAAAATAATATTTACTTCCATGTTGATGCGGCATTTGGAGGATTTTCAATTCCATTCCTAAAAGAAGCAGGTTATGACTTGCCTGTTTTTGATTTTTCACTTCCAGGTGTTTGTTCCATAACTGTTGATCCTCATAAAATGGGACTGGCACCAATACCTGCTGGCGGAATTATTTTCAGAAAAGAGGAATACTTGGATGTTATGGCTGTTGATTCACCATATTTAACAGTTAAAACACAATCAACTATTGTTGGAACTCGTCTTGGGGCTTCATCAGCAGCAACTTTTGCAATCATGAAATACTTTGGAAAGGAAGGCTATTCTAAACTTGCTCAAAATTTAATGGATAATACCGAATTTTTAGCTCAAAACTTAAAGGAAATAGGTTATGAGTTGGTGTGCGAACCTGAATTAAACATTGTTGCATTTAATCATCCTGATATGGATACTGATGTATTGGCTCAAAAATTAGAAGATTTAAATTGGAAGGTTTCAGTTGCAAAATGTCCGGTTTCCATTAGGATAGTTTTAATGAATCATATTAAAAAAAGTCATTTAAAAGAATTATTAGAAGATTTAAAAGAAATATTTTAA